The following nucleotide sequence is from Cicer arietinum cultivar CDC Frontier isolate Library 1 chromosome 2, Cicar.CDCFrontier_v2.0, whole genome shotgun sequence.
AACAACGAAAATCATTAAATGAAAAGCTAGCATGTACCTTGGATTTGTATTCCCTTTAACCATTTTCTGCCCGTATTTGCGCCAGCGATGCCCATCATTTACAAAATCAACTTCACTTTCagtctcaacaacaacaacgccAGATTCACCAGTTGACACGCCGATTCCATTGGTATCAGTATTACTATTGTCTTTCTTCCTGTTTGATATCAATTTCACAGTAATTTAAAGGTTAGATATCGCATATATATCAACTCCAACAATTCTAGAAAAAAATGTCAATAACGTACAGCCGCTTTGCCTCGCGATTCTCATATTTATGAACCTCGCCCTTCGCTGCCAATTGTGACTGTGCAGCTTTTAACTCATCAGTTCCGGAAACTTTTGAAGCTGGAACAGAATGTAAAGGCTTGATCTGTTGAGGCCTACGTTCATCCTCACCAGATGATTTGTCTGCATATATTAtacagaaaaatatattaagagCTTTTTCATGTAAGTATTGGAAACTAAAATACTAACAAAGTTTACTTCCCACCTTGACCTTCCACACCGGCCAATGAGGATCTACTATGTGATCCTTGTTCAACAACAGGAAGAACACGATCAACTGGCGATGATACGGTGTTTGATTGAGGTCCAGCATGATTATGCTCACCGACGAAAGTGTAACCTGCAAAGCTCCCATCATTTAACAGGTGCAATTTCTTTTTCGCCTGGCAGTCTAAATGCGTACATCTGTAATAGCTCCTTATCAATTCAATCCGCTTAACATTTTTCTGGCCGTACTTTCGCCAGTTATAGCCGTCTTGTGATACCTTTTCCCGTATAGAGAGACTGTCCTGACCAGATCGCAACGGAGGCAATTCCTGCGAAAGAGTATTGGAGCTCTGCGAATGTTCCTCAAGTGGTATAGAGTTTGGCAATACCAAGGCACGAACAGTTGCATTAGAATCACCCATTTCATTTTGAGCTTCAATAGAGGGAATACTTTTTGCTTCCTCAGGTTCGGACAAATTGGTTTTAGTATCATCATCAATCTCTTGTGACATTGAGGTATCGCTCTGAGGATTCGCTTCCTGCTGTACTTTATCAGAAGAAACATCGTGATCAGCACTTTCTTGTGAAGAATCCATGTTAACCGCTATGTTATATATCAAAAGGAAAAAGGTCTACTTTCATTGACTGCTTCGACAAATACTGTGGGCTTGTGGTTGTTCAAAcctgaaaatattataaaaaacttaTTAGCAAAACCACATTCGCAGGCACCGTTATCAGAAATATCATCAATGCAAATGATATCTAATAAGGATTTGGATTGCCTACAGTCAACAATTCACGCGGTCACTACATTGGTGGCCACTGAATCGAGATCAGATGATCTAGATTTTAAtgcaaattttgattttaaaaagaaCTGAAAAATCAAACTTGAAATTTAGACAGTCCAATATCGATCCAACGGCCATTGACGTGGTGACTGTGCAAATTAGCGGATTACCAACACAAGGCAATCCAAATCCATTGTATGGACAGTCTGATTGAGAAAGGATTTCATTCTATAAACTTTAGATACTTCATTACTCATCACTAACAGCAAAATCATTAAAAGTACTGCAAGATGTATGAAGAGTGCTAAAAGAAATCTTAAACTAAACGGCGGCGTATCTTGCGTATCAGTGCTACATTACCTATGGGCCTATTGGGActtctcaattaaaataagCTTATGATTCTttacttagaatttttttttcataagttCATAGATGTttatgaaaaagataaatgagagggtttcttaaacaaaaacaaataaagaaaattaaatgcaAAAGCTAATTCCTTATCAAGATGATATGATTGAGCTGTACACACATAACATTTTGGGATCACTTATTCCTTATCAAGTGAATCACAATTTTAGCACTTGAAATCAATGTTTTAAAATCGACTCGGATATCGAATCAGTGAGAGGTGCGGGTCATGGTTTCAAATGCGGTTGAGCCGGatgatgaataaataataaataaatataaagaaaaaagtatttaaaaatgaaaaaagtaaAATCCGGTTACACCGACCACAATTCAACCAGGTCAACTCAATTTAACCCTAGTTTGACCAGACTAGGGTCCAACTGAAATCAAACCAACCGGTGAATTGGCCAATTCCTGTTTCAACCGATCGGTCCAGTTTTTAAATCATTGCCTGAGATtaacaaaattccaaaacaaTCGATGAGAATGAAAATCATTGGTCACATAAATCCTTTCGATTTGGTCAATTTAGTTGCTCGAGTTATCTCGAACTATTGTAATCAAATATTTTCGATGTTTAAATCATTGtcttaaattaacaaaatttcaaTGTTTTAAAATCAACCTTGAGATCGAACCAGTGAAAGGTTCGGGTCATGGTTTCAATTGTGGTTGAGCCGAatgatgaataaataaataaataaataaataaaaagcaagaagcatttaaaaagtaaaaaatgcaaaaaataaaatccgGTTATAATAACCGCAATTCAACCGATTCAACTCGATTTAACCCTAGTTTGACCAGTCTGGTCAAACTAAGGTGCGGTCGAGATCAAACCAACCGGCGAACTGGCCAATTCCCGTTTCAACCAATTGTATTGGATGATTCGGTCCGATTTTAAAATCATTGgccaaaatcaacaaaattccaaaacaaTCGATGAGAACGAAAATCGTCGGTCACATAAATCCTTTCGATTCGGACAATTTAGTCACTCGAGTTGTCTCGAACCATTTTAATCaaagattttcaa
It contains:
- the LOC101508620 gene encoding WRKY transcription factor 1-like, whose protein sequence is MDSSQESADHDVSSDKVQQEANPQSDTSMSQEIDDDTKTNLSEPEEAKSIPSIEAQNEMGDSNATVRALVLPNSIPLEEHSQSSNTLSQELPPLRSGQDSLSIREKVSQDGYNWRKYGQKNVKRIELIRSYYRCTHLDCQAKKKLHLLNDGSFAGYTFVGEHNHAGPQSNTVSSPVDRVLPVVEQGSHSRSSLAGVEGQDKSSGEDERRPQQIKPLHSVPASKVSGTDELKAAQSQLAAKGEVHKYENREAKRLKKDNSNTDTNGIGVSTGESGVVVVETESEVDFVNDGHRWRKYGQKMVKGNTNPRHYYRCSYLGCPAKRRVERSPREPKNVISTYEGQHDHENPAERGVTHNTAKNTQTKGINGKMKTQSGGNTVYAETGECSYSHSKSWLNKESNSKPNYDSIFRAVVLPDIGLKCELNEEEQQNEDPSTKEDSVSNAMMLDPSSEVPSRSNEHVEDEVRTTSEGINDCANVVTGHDTSSTTSEFDKESTSDTEPFQS